The window CTGGTCTCGCCCTCCATTTCACTTGCCGCGTCTGGACTTTCCTCGCTTTAGTACGGCTCGCCCAATGAAGAGCGTCCTGCGTTTTCTCATCTTTGTCGTTATTCTCTTCGGAGCGGTGCTGCTGCTGTACTTTACTCGCACGAAGTCTGCGACGTCTGCCGGTACCACGACACCGGTAGGGACGACTCATTATTCCGCCCTGGAGGCTGTCGACCGGGAGTTTACCGATCTCGTTTCCCATGTGCTTCCGTCGGTCGTCAGCATTACGGCCATCCCGGCCGATACGACCAATCCCCGCATCCAGTACCTGCGGAGCCTCTTCGGCTTTCAACCCGGTGCGACACCTCCTCAGCTCGGCTCCGGCGTGATTGTATCCCCCGAGGGGCATATCGTGACAAATTTTCACGTGATTCAAGGTGCTGGTTCTGCCGAGGTGACCCTTAACGATGGGCGCGTCCTGCCTGCGAAGTTCCTGGGCGCGGACATCCCTTCCGACATCGCCATCCTTCAGATCTCTCCGGAAAACATCTCGCCCATCGCCTGGGGAAACTCCGATGATGTCAAGGTCGGCCAGATGGTATTTGCGGTGGGAAATCCGCTGGGTCTCCAGGAAACCGTCACCCAGGGAATCATCAGTGCCCGCGGTCGCCGCGCTGCCAGCGAGGCGGCCAATGAGTTTTTCCAGACGGATGCCGCCATCAATCGCGGCAACTCCGGAGGTCCTCTGGTCAGTCTCCGTGGTGAGCTGATCGGCATTAATAACATGGTTGCTGCCCAGACGCAGACCCAGGGAATCGCTTTTTCGATCCCGGCAAATACTGTTCGCCGGGTTTTTGAAAGTATCCGGGATCATGGACGCTTTATCCGCCCGTGGTTCGGCGTTTCGACCCTTCCGCTTTCGCCCATGATCGTGCGCCAGCTCAATCTGCCGGACGACATTACCGGGGCTCTCGTCCAGGTCACCCAGACGGATTCCCCGGCGGAAAAGGCCGGTCTCGAACCCGGCGATGTCATCGTGGGGTACGGTGGTAAGCCGGTTCGCGACGCGGCAGACCTCCGTAGCCGGGTGGTCGACACCCCGATCGGCGATACGGTGGAGATCAAAGTACGGCGTGGCGGACAGATTATTCCCTTGAAAGTCACCATCGCCCCGGAGCCCGGGAGCTGACCGTTCCAGTTTCCCCTGCGAGCAAGGCTTTGCAAAAGCCACAAAAATGTTATTCTAGCCTGCTGTGTCGACTGCCACCCCTCATCCTCCCTTACCCAAGCAGCCTTTGGGGAAGACGTTTACCGTCGCGATTTCTCTTCTGGGGCTCCTTGCCATTGTCCAGTTGCTCGCGGTGATTCTTCATTTTGGCCCCATGGTAGGGCAACAGATCAGTGATACGGCGCTCGCCGCCTCGCGGCAGAGTGAATCCCGGGCGTCCACTGCCTCTCCTGCCCCTTCTCAGGCGGACCTTCCCCCGTCCCAGTCGACCAAGGCCCCGGCCATTTCTGCTACGGATGGTCAGCAGGTGAGGGACCTTTGTGATGAAGCCGCGGGCAAACTTCGGGTAGGTGACTATGACGCTGCATTGAAAAGTCTGGATGAGGCAGAGGCCATCGTCCCGGGCGATCCCACGGTGCTTTGGCTCAAGGCCAAGGCGTTCGAGGGTTCCGACCAGCCCGGCGAGGCATTGGCTGCCCTGGAGGCGGCTTCGCGGTATCCCGATCTCCCTCCTCAAGTGCGGGCCAACCTTCAGAAGGATATGAACCGTCTCTCCCAGTTGGTCGATGCCGCACCGAGTGCTCGCGCGCGCCCGGCTCAACCCTCCGCTCTGGAGTCCGGCGGTGAGCAGGAACTGCGGGAAAACGGCCTCCAGCCGGGCTCCTCGCTCGGCATAGTTGATATCCGACTGCGCGATGTGAAAGTGGGCATCAAGGGGCTCAAGGTTGCGGTAAAGGCTCGCCCGGGTTCCACGATCAACGTCAAGGACGTCAAGCTCCTCGCCTTTTTCTATGAGCAAACGGAGGATGGTGAGATCCAACTGACAGAATCCAAGGTCGTACCCCAATGGCTCAGCCCTCCGATCGACTGGGCGGGAAATGACTTTGAATTGCTCGAGCTTCAATACACGACGCCCGAGGCCAGTGGCGACACCACCGGTCGCAAATATTTCGGCTACGTCGTAGGTATTTACTATAACAACGAACTGCAGGATTTCCGCGCCGACCCAGGCAAGCTCGCGAAAGACTTCCCCCTTCCCCTCTATCTTAAGCAAGGCAACGAATGAAAATTTTGATCGTAGACGATGAGCTCGGATTAGCGTCCGGGCTGGCAGGTTGGTTGACAGAAAATGGCTGGCCTCAGCCCGGCGTGGCAACCAATGCCGACGAAGCCACCGCCTGGGTAGATCAACAAGGCCGCCTGGACGTCCTGGTGACCGATGTCGTGATGCAGCCGACGGATGGGTTTACCCTGCGGGAAACCCTGCAAGCCCGTTTCCCAAAGCTCAAGGTAGTCTTCATTTCCGGCTACGACCTGAGCGATTACGGACCACGCATGGAAGGGGCTCGTTTCCTGCCCAAGCCTGTTTCCGGCTACGACATTGACGGAGCGATCCGCGCTCTCTTTGAACAGCCAGCGCCTGTTGTCGCGCAACCTGTGGCTGCACCGACGCCAGTGACCCCGGCCGTTGCTCAGCCTGCGCCGGTCGCCGCACAGCCGACGCCCGTCGTCGCGCAAGCTGCTCCCGCGGCCGCCCCGGTTGGCGCAGTCGGTACGGCAGGCGCTCCGGTCGGTGCGAAGGTTGCCTCAGTCGCGGCGAAGGCCGCAACCCCTACGCCAACGCCGGTTGCTTCGCCGAGACCCGTTGCCGCCGCTGCGACGCCTGTCGCTGCCGCCGCTCCCAAGGCCGTCGCCGCAGCAGCCGCTCCGCAGGCGGTTGCTCCCACTGCCGGACAGCCGGTCGTCGCCAAACTTTCCGCTGCTCCGAAAGTCGCAGCCGCTCCGCAGGCCAAGCCTGCCGCAGTCGCAGCCAAGGCCGGAGCTCCACGTCCTGCCGCCGCCGCTCCGGCGGGAGCAGGCGCCCGCCCGGCAGCCGCCGCATCTCCCGCTGTTCCAATCGCCCAGCCGGCGGATAATTCCGAGGTGGAACTCCCGGCAGATCAATTTGTCGGTACCGCGGTAGGCAATTATCAGGTCGAAGCCAAGATTGGGCAGGGTTCGCGAAGCGGCATTTATCGAGCGCAGCAGACCAATATCGGTCGACCGGTCCGACTCTACATCCTGGAGCCGGAGCGTGCCCACGATCAGGAGGAGGTGAAGAGCTTTATCTCCGATGCGAGCGTGAAGGCCAATGTTTCCCACCCGTATATCTTCGCGGTATATGAGGCGGGACAGTCAAATGGCTCATACTTCTACTCTTGCGAATATGTTCCCTGCCGCTCTCTAAAGCAGATCATTCAGGCCGGCCAGTTTCTGGACGAGGCGACCGCCGTGCAGGCCATGAAGGTCACCGCCGAAGTGCTTGCGTACTTTGAGAAGGAGAAGATTTCGCACAATCTCATCGGAGAAAATACCGTGCTGATCGGGGAAAAGAACAAGCCCCGCATCGCGAACATCGCCACCTATCACCCAGAGGCAACCTTCGACATGAAGCGCGAAATGGTGGAGATCGGGCGCGTATTTGCCGCCGTTCTCCCGGAGCAGTCCCAGGCTTTGGGTATTCGTGCCCTTGCCGTCGGTCTGGCCGATGGCTCGAGGGAGTTCCCAACCTGGCAGGCGCTCATCGATGCCGTCACGGCATTGGAACCGAAGGTTGCTCCTCAGGATGCCTACAAGCTCGATGCCCAGGAGCGTGCGGCGATTCGCATGGTCGAGGAGGCAAAGAAGCGCCAGAAGCGCGGCATGTACATCAGTACGGCTGTTTCCCTGACTCTGCTGGCGGTTGCCCTTGGCGTGGTTTACTTCTTCATCTCGGGTTCAAATACCAAGGGTACGGACTTCAACAAGATGATCGAGATTCCGGCCGGGGAGTTTGTCTATCAGGATGGACAAAAGGAGACGCTGCCGACCTTCTACATCGATGAGTATGAGGTCACGATCGGCCAGTATGCGAAATTCCTTGAGTATCTGAAGGCGCACCCCGACGAGGCCACAAAGTTTGATCATCCAGATCAACCCAAGGGCAAATCGCACAATCCCGAGAAATGGGCCGATGAGGATCTGCCGACCGGCTGGATGCCTGGCTACTATACGCGTGCCAAACGGTGGGGCAAATATCACGACGCCAAGCTCGACGTGAACAGCCCTGTCTTCGGTGTGGATTGGTATGACGCCTACGCATACGCCAAATGGAAAGGTCATCGTCTGCCAACGGAGAAGGAATGGGAAAAGGCGGCTCGCGGGACGCAGGGATTTCTCTATCCGTGGGGCAACGATCCGGATAACAAAAAGGTCAACAGCGGTCTCGATACCAATCCTGATCCCTCAAAGGGCGGAGAAATTGATGGTTGGGATCGATGGAGCCCTGTGGATGCGGTCAAGACCGATAAAAGTCCCTTCAATGTCTACGGAATGGGTGGAAACGTTTCGGAATGGACTGCTACCTTCGACGTCGATCCGATGCTGCCGAGCCAGAAAGTCCCTGTACTCCGTGGCGGCAACTGGCGTACCCCCGACTACAAGCTGACCCGTCGTATTCTCAAGTTAAGTGAAATTCAGAATGACGAGGCGCTTGGATTCCGTACCGTATCGGATACACCTCCCGCCAAATGACGAAATTTCGGTATTGGCTCATCGCCATCTGCCTCTGGGCCGCGCTTAGTCCGTTGTCGGCCCAGATCCTGGTCGACATCAAGTTCAAACGCAATTTGTACGTCGTCTACGAGCCGATCATTTGCACTGTCACGATCACGAACCAAAGCGGACGCTCGCTGACTCTCGCGGATACTCCGAAAAACCAGTGGTTCAGCTTTCAGATTGAGACGGGGCAGGGCCGGCCAATACCGCCGATCGATCCCTATTATGAGAATCAACCGCTCGTCCTGCCGGCGGGCGAAAAAGTCGTGCGAGCCATTAATCTCACGCCGCTCTTTCCGCTCGGCGAGTTTGGCACGTATCGGGTGAAAGGGGCGGTCTACTCGGAGGAGCTGAAACAATATTTCTCCTCTCCAATTCTTAATATCGAGATCACGGAGGGGCGCCTGCTCTGGAGTGATACGGTCGGAGTGCCGGAGGGCGCGGGTGCAGGCAAGACGCGCCGGGTTTCCGTTCTGGCTCATCGCCTGCCGAGCACGAGCATGCTTTACCTGAGGGTGGAGGATGCCGATGCAGGAGTCATCTATTGCACGACTCAACTGGGTAGGTTCATCGCCTTCAATAATTCGGATATCGAGCTGGATGGTTCGAACAACATTCACATCCTGCAAAACACCGCTCCCAAGGCCTTCCTCTATTCTCAATTCGACATCAATGGAAAGCTGGTCAACCAGCAAGGCTACCAGGCCGGAGCGCAGCGCCCGATTCTGGTGCGTTCTCAAGGTGTTGTATCCGTCAGCGGCGGCATGGAGTACGATCCGCGCGCGACCCCGCCCGAGAAGCAGCTTCCCAAGCTGGGCGACCGGCCCGTACCGCTGCCTACTCCGCAGACTGCGCCGACGCCGGAAGACAAGCGACCGGAGAACCTGCTTTCGCGATAAGCCTGGTCGCTCTGGATCGAGAGAGAGTTTTTCGTCGAGAGAAGGAGACGGCTGTCCGGCAATATGCTAGAAGCCAGGGTGATGGCAGGTGTTGAAAATCAGCGGCTGTCCGAGCACTCCTCCGGATCGGTGAATTGGCTCCTATGGGGGCCCTATCTGAGCGAACGCCAGTGGGGCACTGTGCGGGAGGACTACAGTGCAAGTGGGGATGCCTGGAATGACTTTCCCCATGAGCATGCTCGCAGCCGCGCTTATCGGTGGGGCGAGGATGGTTTGGGCGGCTGGTCTGATGAGAGGCAGCGACTCTGTATGAGCGTGGCCTTGTGGAATGGTCATGATGCGATCTTGAAAGAACGCCTCTTTGGCGTGACCAATGCCCAGGGCAACCACGGCGAGGACGTCAAGGAGTCCTATTTCTTTCTGGATGGTACTCCAACGCATTCTTACCAGCGGATGCTCTATAAATATCCGCAGAAGGCCTTTCCCTATGAGGAGCTCATCCGGGCCAACCAGAGTCGCTCCCGTTTGGAAGAGGAGTTTGACCTTACTCAATCCGGCATTTTTCGAGAGAATCGCTACTTCGATGTCTTTATCGAGTATGCCAAGGCTGGCTCACGCTCGACCTGTCAGCAGATCACGGTGACCAATCGCGGGCCGGAGGCCGCTCCGCTGACTTTGCTCACGCAAATCTGGTGCCGCAATGTCTGGTCATGGGGCGAGCCTGAACGCAAGCCGACGTTGCGTTTGAGGGGTGAGGGAATACAGATTTCGAATGCCGAGCTAGGCGATTATCGCTTCCAGGCAGAAGACGCACAGGAGTGGCTCTTTACCGACAACGAAACAAACTTCACCCGTCTTTTCCGCGCAGGCGAATGCACATGGCCGAAGGATGCGTTTCACGACTATATTGTCCACGGAAACGCCGAAGGCGTGAATCCTGACAGGGTTGGCACCAAGGCCGCCGCCGTATGGAGGTGCATGCTGGAGCCGGGTGAAACGAAAGAGTTTCATACCACCCTCTGTCCCATTGACGAGGTCGCTCCGGATATTGCCGCAGTGGTGACGAAGCGTCAGGCGGAAGCCGATCAGTTTTTCCAGCGGAGGACGGATGACCTTTCCGAGGAACGGGCCGGCATTTATCGTCAGGCCGCTGCCGGGCTGACGTGGAGCAAACAGTTTTACCGCTTCAACGTCCGCCGTTGGATCGAGGGTGATCCCACCGGTCCCAAGCCGCCCGCCTCTCGCGCCACCGGGCGAAACTCGCGCTGGCAGCATGTGAATGCGGGCGAGATCATTCTCATGCCCGACACGTGGGAGTATCCCTGGTTTGCCGCGTGGGATCTCGCATTTCACGCAGTGGCCTACGCGCCCATTGATCCAGCTTTTGCCAAGGAGCAGCTTTTACACATTACCAACGAGTGGTATTTGCACCCGAATGGCCAGTTGCCCGCGTACGAATGGGCCTTCGATGATGCCAATCCGCCCGTCCACGGCTGGGCGGCCTGGCGGGTGTTTCTCATCGACCGCGAGCGGCGCGGGGATCGCGGGGATATCGAGTTTCTGGAGCGCGTCTTCCACAAGCTCATCCTGAATTTCGGCTGGTGGATCAATCGCAAGGACGCTGATGGACAGAATATCTTCGAGGGCGGCTTCCTCGGCATGGATAACCTCGGAGTCTTTGACCGCAGCCAGCCGCTTCCTCCGGGATTGAAGCTCCATCAGTGCGACGCGACGGCCTGGATGGCGATGTGCTCGCTCAATCTCATGCGCATCGCCGCCGAGCTGGCGCTGACGAATCCTGCCTACGAGGACATCGCTGCGAAGTTCCTCGATCACTTCCTGCGCATCGCTTCTGCGATGAACAACGTGAGCGGGCAGGGGCTGGGACTATGGGACGAGGAGGACCAGTTTTTTTATGATGTCGTGACCAAGGCCGATGGCCAGCCGTTTCCGCTCCGGGTACGCTCGATCGCGGGATTGCTGCCGCTGCTCGCAGTCGAGACGCTGGAGGCTGAGCATATTGAAAAGCTGCCGCGGTTCGCCCAGCGGCTCGATTGGATTCTCAAGCACGAGCCGGGCCTGGCATCGCTGGTTTCCCGCTGGCAACAGGCGGGCCATAAGGAGCGGCGCTTGTTTTCTCTGCTCCGCGTGCATCGGATGAAGAGCCTGCTGCACCGCATGTTTGACCCGGCGGAGTTTTTATCCCCCTATGGCATCAGGGCGCTGTCCCGCTACCATCTGGAGAATCCGTATGTATTGCCTTATGACGGACGCAATCTCACCGTCGGCTATGATCCCGGAGAATCAAAGATCGGGGCTTTCGGGGGAAACTCCAACTGGCGCGGCCCGATCTGGATGCCGGTGAATTACCTGCTCGTCGAGGCGCTGTTGCAGTTCCATCAGTATTATGGGGATTTCATCACGGTGGAGTGTCCATGCGCAGGCGGAAATGCCAACTTGCGGGATTGGGCGGTGGAGCTTGCGACGCGGCTGGTAAGGCTCTTTGAACGCGACGAGGCAGGATGTCGTCCGATCTTTGCCAATGACGACTTGTTGCAGCGCGATCCATACTTTCGGGACTACCTGCTGTATCCCGAGTACTTCCACGGAGACACGGGGAGGGGACTCGGGGCTACGCACCAGACTGGCTGGACGGCTCTCATCATGCCGCTCCTCAAACTGGCCTCGGGTTCGCAGTCGGATATTCCGCTGCGGTAGCCTTAGTGAGCCTTGCGAGCCATCAGCCCGATCAAAAGCCGGGTGATGATTGTCTCGTCATTCAGGCTCCCACTGAGCAGTCGCTGGTTTGCCTCGGCGCAGGCGGCGAAGCCCGCCTCGAGTTCCGGCAGGGTATAGTGCGAGGCATTCATCGCGGCAATGCCGAGCGGGTAGGCATTGAGCGTGCCGTCCTTTTTCTTGGGCAGGTGCGAAAGGGCGCTTTCCGGGAGGCGCTTGAGCGATGATGCGAAGAAATGCGGCTGCGACGGCGGGGGAACCTTGTGACGAGTGATGAGATCCTTGGCCAGCAGGAGATTGCGCACTGTCGGGACGATGGAAGCGAGCAGGATGCCGACGCCTTTTTCTCCCTGGCGGAAAAGCTGGGCGAGAGTGTCGAGGGCCAGCGGCAGATCACGGCGGGAAACCGCCTCGCTTAGGTCAAAGATGCCGCCCTCCCGGGTTTGTGGCACCAGATTGCGGATGTCCTCGGCCTCAATGGCCCGGCTTTTCCCGAAGGCGGTTTCCAGCTTCTCCAGTTCCGTATCGAGTTGTCGGGTATCGAGTCCGACGCGAGCGGTGAGCGCCTCGATGGCCGCCGGGCTCATCTGGAGATCGCGGGCATGCACGCGAGATGTCGTCCACTCGATCATCTCCTCCTCGCCAGCGTTGAAGCCGAGGTCCGGCAGGTCATGTACGGTGGTCTGGGCGAGCTTGGTGAGAGTCTTGTAAATGCCCCGCCGTTTATCGGGCTGAGGCGCGCTGAAGACGAAGGTGATGCCATCGGGCAGCCCCTCGGTGAGCAGCTTGGAAAGGCTCTCAAGATTGTCGGCAACGGTTTCCGAACGGCCCATCACGCTGTCGGAAAGGAACGTGGCGCTCTTCAGCCACACGAGCTTGGCTCCTGCCAGGAAAGGCATGGTCAGCAGCGCCTGCATGGTGCTCTGAATGGCCGTGGCGGCGGCATCGACGGTATCGACCGCGCCGTCGATCGTTTCCAGGCCGAAGGCGTCGGCTCCGGGCGCGAGCTTCTGGACCAGCGCCGATGCAGCTTTCTTGACGGCCGACTCATCAGAGCCGGTAATGAAATGGATGGGTGAGGCCTTGGAGGGCATTTAAAACGAGCCGGCTTTTTTTCGTCCGCCGCGCTTCGTTGGATATTTCGACGGACGCTGGCGTGGCTCAATCTTTGAAACCCCGGAGCCATTTTTCAACTCCAGAATTTGGTCTCGCAGCAAAGCGGCCTTTTCGTACTCCAGTGACGCGGCGGCGGCGGCCATTTCCTGTTCCAGCTCGCGGATGACCTCGTGGAGGTCAAAGTCGGCCGGAGTTTCCTTCACGATGCCCTGCTCGAGCTCACGGCCCTTCAGGATGACGTGGAGGCTTTCCTGGACGGCGCGTTTCACGCTCGTGGGCGTGATGCCGTGCTCTTCGTTGTAAGCGATCTGGCGGGCGCGGCGGTATTCCGTCACATCGATGAGGGCCTGCATGCTGCCCGTGACCTGATCGGCGAAAAGGACGACCTCGCCATTGACGTGACGCGCCGCGCGGCCTGCTGTCTGGATGAGGCTGGTCTGGCTGCGCAGGTAACCTTCCTTGTCGGCGTCGAGGATGCAGACGAGGCTGACCTCGGGAAGGTCGAGACCTTCGCGGAGGAGGTTGATGCCCACCAGGATGTCGCATTCTCCCGCGCGGAGACCTCGTAGGATTTCCACCCGCTCGATGGTATCGATGTCGCTGTGCAGATAGCGGACCTTCAAGCCGATATCGCGCAGATAGTCCGCAAGATCCTCAGCCGTGCGCTTGGTCAGCGTGGTCACGAGAACGCGCTCGCCGATGTCGATCCGCTGGCGGCAAAGCTCGATCGTGGCGTCGATCTGGCCCTTCAGCGGCTTGATTGTGATCTTCGGATCGATGAGGCCGGTGGGGCGGATGATCTGCTCGACGATGAGCGGCGATCCCGGCGTGATCGGGTCGAAAGTCTCTTCCCCGGCCTTGCCCGTGCGGGATTTTTTCCCACTCAGGCGGGCGGCGGATTTCTGCTCTTTGAACCCCTCGGTATTGGCCAGGTAGCTCGTGTTGCCGACGATGCTGTTGCGGATTTCAAATTCCCCCGGCGTCGCGCTCACGTAAATGACCTGATTGGTCATTTCCATGAACTCGGCGAAATTCAGGGGCCGGTTGTCGAGGGCGCTGGGGAGGCGGAATCCGTAGTTCACCAGTACCGACTTGCGCGAGCGATCTCCCGCAAACATGCCCCCGATCTGGGGCACGGTGGCGTGCGACTCGTCGATCACGAGGAGGAAGTCCTCGGGCATGAAGTCCATCAGCGT of the Terrimicrobium sacchariphilum genome contains:
- a CDS encoding S1C family serine protease, translated to MKSVLRFLIFVVILFGAVLLLYFTRTKSATSAGTTTPVGTTHYSALEAVDREFTDLVSHVLPSVVSITAIPADTTNPRIQYLRSLFGFQPGATPPQLGSGVIVSPEGHIVTNFHVIQGAGSAEVTLNDGRVLPAKFLGADIPSDIAILQISPENISPIAWGNSDDVKVGQMVFAVGNPLGLQETVTQGIISARGRRAASEAANEFFQTDAAINRGNSGGPLVSLRGELIGINNMVAAQTQTQGIAFSIPANTVRRVFESIRDHGRFIRPWFGVSTLPLSPMIVRQLNLPDDITGALVQVTQTDSPAEKAGLEPGDVIVGYGGKPVRDAADLRSRVVDTPIGDTVEIKVRRGGQIIPLKVTIAPEPGS
- a CDS encoding SUMF1/EgtB/PvdO family nonheme iron enzyme; this translates as MKILIVDDELGLASGLAGWLTENGWPQPGVATNADEATAWVDQQGRLDVLVTDVVMQPTDGFTLRETLQARFPKLKVVFISGYDLSDYGPRMEGARFLPKPVSGYDIDGAIRALFEQPAPVVAQPVAAPTPVTPAVAQPAPVAAQPTPVVAQAAPAAAPVGAVGTAGAPVGAKVASVAAKAATPTPTPVASPRPVAAAATPVAAAAPKAVAAAAAPQAVAPTAGQPVVAKLSAAPKVAAAPQAKPAAVAAKAGAPRPAAAAPAGAGARPAAAASPAVPIAQPADNSEVELPADQFVGTAVGNYQVEAKIGQGSRSGIYRAQQTNIGRPVRLYILEPERAHDQEEVKSFISDASVKANVSHPYIFAVYEAGQSNGSYFYSCEYVPCRSLKQIIQAGQFLDEATAVQAMKVTAEVLAYFEKEKISHNLIGENTVLIGEKNKPRIANIATYHPEATFDMKREMVEIGRVFAAVLPEQSQALGIRALAVGLADGSREFPTWQALIDAVTALEPKVAPQDAYKLDAQERAAIRMVEEAKKRQKRGMYISTAVSLTLLAVALGVVYFFISGSNTKGTDFNKMIEIPAGEFVYQDGQKETLPTFYIDEYEVTIGQYAKFLEYLKAHPDEATKFDHPDQPKGKSHNPEKWADEDLPTGWMPGYYTRAKRWGKYHDAKLDVNSPVFGVDWYDAYAYAKWKGHRLPTEKEWEKAARGTQGFLYPWGNDPDNKKVNSGLDTNPDPSKGGEIDGWDRWSPVDAVKTDKSPFNVYGMGGNVSEWTATFDVDPMLPSQKVPVLRGGNWRTPDYKLTRRILKLSEIQNDEALGFRTVSDTPPAK
- a CDS encoding MGH1-like glycoside hydrolase domain-containing protein, which codes for MAGVENQRLSEHSSGSVNWLLWGPYLSERQWGTVREDYSASGDAWNDFPHEHARSRAYRWGEDGLGGWSDERQRLCMSVALWNGHDAILKERLFGVTNAQGNHGEDVKESYFFLDGTPTHSYQRMLYKYPQKAFPYEELIRANQSRSRLEEEFDLTQSGIFRENRYFDVFIEYAKAGSRSTCQQITVTNRGPEAAPLTLLTQIWCRNVWSWGEPERKPTLRLRGEGIQISNAELGDYRFQAEDAQEWLFTDNETNFTRLFRAGECTWPKDAFHDYIVHGNAEGVNPDRVGTKAAAVWRCMLEPGETKEFHTTLCPIDEVAPDIAAVVTKRQAEADQFFQRRTDDLSEERAGIYRQAAAGLTWSKQFYRFNVRRWIEGDPTGPKPPASRATGRNSRWQHVNAGEIILMPDTWEYPWFAAWDLAFHAVAYAPIDPAFAKEQLLHITNEWYLHPNGQLPAYEWAFDDANPPVHGWAAWRVFLIDRERRGDRGDIEFLERVFHKLILNFGWWINRKDADGQNIFEGGFLGMDNLGVFDRSQPLPPGLKLHQCDATAWMAMCSLNLMRIAAELALTNPAYEDIAAKFLDHFLRIASAMNNVSGQGLGLWDEEDQFFYDVVTKADGQPFPLRVRSIAGLLPLLAVETLEAEHIEKLPRFAQRLDWILKHEPGLASLVSRWQQAGHKERRLFSLLRVHRMKSLLHRMFDPAEFLSPYGIRALSRYHLENPYVLPYDGRNLTVGYDPGESKIGAFGGNSNWRGPIWMPVNYLLVEALLQFHQYYGDFITVECPCAGGNANLRDWAVELATRLVRLFERDEAGCRPIFANDDLLQRDPYFRDYLLYPEYFHGDTGRGLGATHQTGWTALIMPLLKLASGSQSDIPLR
- the holA gene encoding DNA polymerase III subunit delta, coding for MPSKASPIHFITGSDESAVKKAASALVQKLAPGADAFGLETIDGAVDTVDAAATAIQSTMQALLTMPFLAGAKLVWLKSATFLSDSVMGRSETVADNLESLSKLLTEGLPDGITFVFSAPQPDKRRGIYKTLTKLAQTTVHDLPDLGFNAGEEEMIEWTTSRVHARDLQMSPAAIEALTARVGLDTRQLDTELEKLETAFGKSRAIEAEDIRNLVPQTREGGIFDLSEAVSRRDLPLALDTLAQLFRQGEKGVGILLASIVPTVRNLLLAKDLITRHKVPPPSQPHFFASSLKRLPESALSHLPKKKDGTLNAYPLGIAAMNASHYTLPELEAGFAACAEANQRLLSGSLNDETIITRLLIGLMARKAH
- the uvrB gene encoding excinuclease ABC subunit UvrB, which codes for MAFELASNYEPRGDQGQAIDKLLRSLQAGNRHQTLLGVTGSGKTFTAANVIKELDRPTLVMSHNKTLAAQLYSEFKQFFPRNAVEYFVSYFDYYQPEAYIPRTDTYIEKDSSINEEIERLRLSAVSSLLSRRDTIVVASVSCIYGLASPEDFLQMLVTIKTGQTMTREAFLAKLVDMLYERNDIAFGRGKFRVRGDVVEVHQAQVDDEAIRVEFFGDEIDRISQFDPLTGNVTATLTTLTIYPAKQFVTPYDKLQRAARAIREELDQRVMEFERDNKLIEAQRIKQRTEFDLEMMQEMGFCNGIENYSRHLTGRPPGSRPYTLMDFMPEDFLLVIDESHATVPQIGGMFAGDRSRKSVLVNYGFRLPSALDNRPLNFAEFMEMTNQVIYVSATPGEFEIRNSIVGNTSYLANTEGFKEQKSAARLSGKKSRTGKAGEETFDPITPGSPLIVEQIIRPTGLIDPKITIKPLKGQIDATIELCRQRIDIGERVLVTTLTKRTAEDLADYLRDIGLKVRYLHSDIDTIERVEILRGLRAGECDILVGINLLREGLDLPEVSLVCILDADKEGYLRSQTSLIQTAGRAARHVNGEVVLFADQVTGSMQALIDVTEYRRARQIAYNEEHGITPTSVKRAVQESLHVILKGRELEQGIVKETPADFDLHEVIRELEQEMAAAAASLEYEKAALLRDQILELKNGSGVSKIEPRQRPSKYPTKRGGRKKAGSF